From the Helicoverpa zea isolate HzStark_Cry1AcR chromosome 28, ilHelZeax1.1, whole genome shotgun sequence genome, one window contains:
- the LOC124643778 gene encoding P protein-like isoform X1 — translation MDNHKEFTSSSTISFVESSTEEKGVRTRRKSFFRRNGLLKVNHSSSDADISTIEYERDLTPGSLEIWVDLPDEIKFDPLLAPFKQRYEQQHGKIELIEEPNEGDKTIFDKKHEETKREDVETLKDATHRLMEPMHAIEDTKLKSVKTKKVKQALRTIKLCGLVSCWVLLTVSLLMNMERSDVVLHTAVKGGELKEYELPSSSERVKLLITLTGPFEKAATNDSSNTLLLWLHRQVADDEGDFQQNSTKWMIHLQPEQLLDFSPSASETKMLMLQDNSPIHSRRLNLTAELQEEITRWNQIGINGTRVTLRMSTQSNLTVPLTVSYQLNPIDPEDGIIYATILLIALYMLIIFEIVNRTIAALLSSSLAVAVLALSGERPTLPELVSWLDVETLLLLFSMMLLVAILAETGLFDYLAVLAFELTGGRTWPLINVLCFFTAIFSTFLDNVTTVLLMTPVTIRLCEVTQLNPVPVLMSMVIFSNVGGAATPVGDPPNVIIATHPSIVKANINFTTFTLHMGVGILIVGVQTYFQLRFMFRDINKLRNSVPRDILELRQELAVWRRAAASLSSYSRDEDIVRRALEKKVSRLSSALARREAGAAPRSDPAFTQTLAEMKLKYRIRDKPLLVKSAVCVSFVIIVFFLHAIPELQRLSLGWTALLGALLLLLLAERDDLEPILARVEWSTLLFFAGLFVLMEALSKLGLISWIGNMTESLILQVGEESRLAVAIMLILWVSGIASAFVDNIPLSTMMVRVTARLAAPRGLALPLAPLAWALSFGACLGGNGTLIGASANVVCAGVAEQHGYRFTFVQFLKIGFPIMIGNLIVASLYLLFCHCFLELH, via the exons TGACTTAACTCCTGGGAGCTTAGAGATCTGGGTGGATCTGCCAGATGAGATCAAGTTTGATCCGCTGTTGGCGCCTTTTAAGCAACGGTATGAGCAGCAACATG GTAAAATAGAACTAATAGAAGAACCAAATGAAGgagataaaacaatatttgataAGAAACATGAAGAAACGAAGAGGGAAGACGTTGAAACTCTTAAAGATGCCACGCATAG GTTAATGGAACCAATGCACGCTATTGAAGACACCAAATTAAAATCAGTTAAAACGAAAAAG GTAAAACAAGCTCTTCGAACAATAAAGCTATGTGGACTGGTGTCCTGCTGGGTGCTGCTAACAGTGTCACTGTTGATGAACATGGAGCGATCTGATGTGGTGCTGCATACTGCTGTTAAGGGCGGTGAGCTGAAAG AATATGAATTGCCGTCCAGCAGTGAGCGCGTCAAACTGCTGATTACGCTGACTGGTCCATTTGAGAAGGCAGCTACTAATGATAGTTCTAATACGTTGCTGTTGTGGCTACATAGGCAGGTAGCTGATGATGAAGGGGATTTTCAGCAG AACTCAACAAAATGGATGATCCATCTCCAACCGGAACAACTCCTGGACTTCTCACCCAGCGCCTCGGAGACTAAGATGCTGATGCTGCAGGACAACTCGCCGATACACAGCAGGAGGCTCAACCTGACTGCAGAGCTGCAGGAAGAGATTACTAGGTGGAACCAGATTGGGATTAATG GTACGCGCGTAACTCTCCGCATGAGCACACAGAGTAACCTGACGGTGCCTCTGACCGTGAGCTACCAGCTGAACCCCATAGACCCTGAGGATGGCATCATCTATGCCACCATACTGCTCATTGCGTTATACATGCTTATTATTTTTGAG ATAGTAAACCGCACAATAGCAGCTCTCCTCTCATCTTCCCTCGCAGTGGCTGTACTGGCCCTCAGCGGCGAAAGACCCACACTACCCGAGCTGGTCTCCTGGCTGGATGTGGAGACATTACTTCTGCTCTTCAGCATGATGCTTCTAGTGGCTATATTGGCAGAAACAGGCCTGTTCGATTACCTCGCTGTCTTGGCTTTCGAA TTGACAGGCGGTAGAACGTGGCCACTGATCAACGTGCTGTGTTTCTTCACGGCTATATTCTCCACATTCCTGGATAATGTCACCACTGTGCTGCTTATGACGCCTGTTACAATCAG ATTATGCGAGGTGACCCAACTGAACCCGGTCCCAGTGCTGATGTCAATGGTGATCTTCAGCAATGTGGGTGGCGCCGCCACGCCGGTGGGCGACCCGCCCAACGTCATCATCGCCACGCACCCCTCTATTGTTAAAGCT aaTATAAACTTCACAACGTTCACATTGCACATGGGCGTTGGTATTCTGATAGTTGGAGTGCAAACATACTTCCAACTCAGATTTATGTTTAGAGATATCAATAAGCTAAGAAATAGTGTGCCCAGAGATATATTAG AGTTACGTCAAGAGCTGGCGGTGTGGAGACGCGCGGCCGCTTCGCTCTCATCGTACTCCAGAGACGAGGACATCGTGCGGAGAGCGCTGGAGAAGAAG GTGTCGCGACTGAGCTCAGCGCTGGCGCggcgcgaggcgggcgcggcACCCCGCAGCGACCCTGCTTTTACACAAACTCTTGCTGAGATGAAGCTCAAG TACCGCATCAGAGACAAGCCGCTACTAGTGAAGTCAGCTGTCTGCGTGTCATTCGTCATCATCGTGTTCTTTCTGCACGCCATACCTGAACTGC AGCGTCTCTCGCTGGGCTGGACAGCACTCCTGGGAGCTCTGCTGCTGCTGCTACTCGCAGAGAGAGATGACCTGGAGCCCATACTGGCGAGGGTCGAGTGGTCCACGCTGCTGTTCTTTGCAGGACTCTTTGTGCTTATGGAG GCGTTATCAAAGCTGGGCTTGATATCGTGGATCGGTAACATGACGGAGTCGCTCATACTGCAAGTGGGTGAGGAGTCACGTCTAGCTGTGGCCATCATGCTTATATTGTGG GTGTCGGGCATAGCATCCGCGTTCGTGGACAACATCCCGCTGTCGACGATGATGGTGCGCGTGACGGCGCGGCTGGCGGCGCCGCGCGGGCTGGCGCTGCCGCTCGCGCCGCTCGCCTGGGCGCTCAGCTTCGGCGCCTGTCTCGGAG GTAACGGCACTCTAATCGGCGCGAGCGCAAACGTGGTGTGCGCAGGAGTGGCTGAACAACACGGCTATAGATTCACTTTCGTACAATTCTTAAAGATCGGCTTCCCTATCATGATAGGAAACTTAATAGTAGCCTCGTTATATCTGTTATTTTGTCACTGTTTTCTTGAACTACATTGA
- the LOC124643778 gene encoding P protein-like isoform X2: MAELLQRLQGLGRKKDRNLNTSVYSVVSCSDLTPGSLEIWVDLPDEIKFDPLLAPFKQRYEQQHGKIELIEEPNEGDKTIFDKKHEETKREDVETLKDATHRLMEPMHAIEDTKLKSVKTKKVKQALRTIKLCGLVSCWVLLTVSLLMNMERSDVVLHTAVKGGELKEYELPSSSERVKLLITLTGPFEKAATNDSSNTLLLWLHRQVADDEGDFQQNSTKWMIHLQPEQLLDFSPSASETKMLMLQDNSPIHSRRLNLTAELQEEITRWNQIGINGTRVTLRMSTQSNLTVPLTVSYQLNPIDPEDGIIYATILLIALYMLIIFEIVNRTIAALLSSSLAVAVLALSGERPTLPELVSWLDVETLLLLFSMMLLVAILAETGLFDYLAVLAFELTGGRTWPLINVLCFFTAIFSTFLDNVTTVLLMTPVTIRLCEVTQLNPVPVLMSMVIFSNVGGAATPVGDPPNVIIATHPSIVKANINFTTFTLHMGVGILIVGVQTYFQLRFMFRDINKLRNSVPRDILELRQELAVWRRAAASLSSYSRDEDIVRRALEKKVSRLSSALARREAGAAPRSDPAFTQTLAEMKLKYRIRDKPLLVKSAVCVSFVIIVFFLHAIPELQRLSLGWTALLGALLLLLLAERDDLEPILARVEWSTLLFFAGLFVLMEALSKLGLISWIGNMTESLILQVGEESRLAVAIMLILWVSGIASAFVDNIPLSTMMVRVTARLAAPRGLALPLAPLAWALSFGACLGGNGTLIGASANVVCAGVAEQHGYRFTFVQFLKIGFPIMIGNLIVASLYLLFCHCFLELH; the protein is encoded by the exons ATGGCGGAATTGTTGCAAAGACTCCAAGGGTTAGGCAGAAAGAAAGACAGGAACTTGAACACTAGTGTGTATTCTGTGGTGTCTTGTAGTGACTTAACTCCTGGGAGCTTAGAGATCTGGGTGGATCTGCCAGATGAGATCAAGTTTGATCCGCTGTTGGCGCCTTTTAAGCAACGGTATGAGCAGCAACATG GTAAAATAGAACTAATAGAAGAACCAAATGAAGgagataaaacaatatttgataAGAAACATGAAGAAACGAAGAGGGAAGACGTTGAAACTCTTAAAGATGCCACGCATAG GTTAATGGAACCAATGCACGCTATTGAAGACACCAAATTAAAATCAGTTAAAACGAAAAAG GTAAAACAAGCTCTTCGAACAATAAAGCTATGTGGACTGGTGTCCTGCTGGGTGCTGCTAACAGTGTCACTGTTGATGAACATGGAGCGATCTGATGTGGTGCTGCATACTGCTGTTAAGGGCGGTGAGCTGAAAG AATATGAATTGCCGTCCAGCAGTGAGCGCGTCAAACTGCTGATTACGCTGACTGGTCCATTTGAGAAGGCAGCTACTAATGATAGTTCTAATACGTTGCTGTTGTGGCTACATAGGCAGGTAGCTGATGATGAAGGGGATTTTCAGCAG AACTCAACAAAATGGATGATCCATCTCCAACCGGAACAACTCCTGGACTTCTCACCCAGCGCCTCGGAGACTAAGATGCTGATGCTGCAGGACAACTCGCCGATACACAGCAGGAGGCTCAACCTGACTGCAGAGCTGCAGGAAGAGATTACTAGGTGGAACCAGATTGGGATTAATG GTACGCGCGTAACTCTCCGCATGAGCACACAGAGTAACCTGACGGTGCCTCTGACCGTGAGCTACCAGCTGAACCCCATAGACCCTGAGGATGGCATCATCTATGCCACCATACTGCTCATTGCGTTATACATGCTTATTATTTTTGAG ATAGTAAACCGCACAATAGCAGCTCTCCTCTCATCTTCCCTCGCAGTGGCTGTACTGGCCCTCAGCGGCGAAAGACCCACACTACCCGAGCTGGTCTCCTGGCTGGATGTGGAGACATTACTTCTGCTCTTCAGCATGATGCTTCTAGTGGCTATATTGGCAGAAACAGGCCTGTTCGATTACCTCGCTGTCTTGGCTTTCGAA TTGACAGGCGGTAGAACGTGGCCACTGATCAACGTGCTGTGTTTCTTCACGGCTATATTCTCCACATTCCTGGATAATGTCACCACTGTGCTGCTTATGACGCCTGTTACAATCAG ATTATGCGAGGTGACCCAACTGAACCCGGTCCCAGTGCTGATGTCAATGGTGATCTTCAGCAATGTGGGTGGCGCCGCCACGCCGGTGGGCGACCCGCCCAACGTCATCATCGCCACGCACCCCTCTATTGTTAAAGCT aaTATAAACTTCACAACGTTCACATTGCACATGGGCGTTGGTATTCTGATAGTTGGAGTGCAAACATACTTCCAACTCAGATTTATGTTTAGAGATATCAATAAGCTAAGAAATAGTGTGCCCAGAGATATATTAG AGTTACGTCAAGAGCTGGCGGTGTGGAGACGCGCGGCCGCTTCGCTCTCATCGTACTCCAGAGACGAGGACATCGTGCGGAGAGCGCTGGAGAAGAAG GTGTCGCGACTGAGCTCAGCGCTGGCGCggcgcgaggcgggcgcggcACCCCGCAGCGACCCTGCTTTTACACAAACTCTTGCTGAGATGAAGCTCAAG TACCGCATCAGAGACAAGCCGCTACTAGTGAAGTCAGCTGTCTGCGTGTCATTCGTCATCATCGTGTTCTTTCTGCACGCCATACCTGAACTGC AGCGTCTCTCGCTGGGCTGGACAGCACTCCTGGGAGCTCTGCTGCTGCTGCTACTCGCAGAGAGAGATGACCTGGAGCCCATACTGGCGAGGGTCGAGTGGTCCACGCTGCTGTTCTTTGCAGGACTCTTTGTGCTTATGGAG GCGTTATCAAAGCTGGGCTTGATATCGTGGATCGGTAACATGACGGAGTCGCTCATACTGCAAGTGGGTGAGGAGTCACGTCTAGCTGTGGCCATCATGCTTATATTGTGG GTGTCGGGCATAGCATCCGCGTTCGTGGACAACATCCCGCTGTCGACGATGATGGTGCGCGTGACGGCGCGGCTGGCGGCGCCGCGCGGGCTGGCGCTGCCGCTCGCGCCGCTCGCCTGGGCGCTCAGCTTCGGCGCCTGTCTCGGAG GTAACGGCACTCTAATCGGCGCGAGCGCAAACGTGGTGTGCGCAGGAGTGGCTGAACAACACGGCTATAGATTCACTTTCGTACAATTCTTAAAGATCGGCTTCCCTATCATGATAGGAAACTTAATAGTAGCCTCGTTATATCTGTTATTTTGTCACTGTTTTCTTGAACTACATTGA
- the LOC124643778 gene encoding P protein-like isoform X3, producing the protein MEPMHAIEDTKLKSVKTKKVKQALRTIKLCGLVSCWVLLTVSLLMNMERSDVVLHTAVKGGELKEYELPSSSERVKLLITLTGPFEKAATNDSSNTLLLWLHRQVADDEGDFQQNSTKWMIHLQPEQLLDFSPSASETKMLMLQDNSPIHSRRLNLTAELQEEITRWNQIGINGTRVTLRMSTQSNLTVPLTVSYQLNPIDPEDGIIYATILLIALYMLIIFEIVNRTIAALLSSSLAVAVLALSGERPTLPELVSWLDVETLLLLFSMMLLVAILAETGLFDYLAVLAFELTGGRTWPLINVLCFFTAIFSTFLDNVTTVLLMTPVTIRLCEVTQLNPVPVLMSMVIFSNVGGAATPVGDPPNVIIATHPSIVKANINFTTFTLHMGVGILIVGVQTYFQLRFMFRDINKLRNSVPRDILELRQELAVWRRAAASLSSYSRDEDIVRRALEKKVSRLSSALARREAGAAPRSDPAFTQTLAEMKLKYRIRDKPLLVKSAVCVSFVIIVFFLHAIPELQRLSLGWTALLGALLLLLLAERDDLEPILARVEWSTLLFFAGLFVLMEALSKLGLISWIGNMTESLILQVGEESRLAVAIMLILWVSGIASAFVDNIPLSTMMVRVTARLAAPRGLALPLAPLAWALSFGACLGGNGTLIGASANVVCAGVAEQHGYRFTFVQFLKIGFPIMIGNLIVASLYLLFCHCFLELH; encoded by the exons ATGGAACCAATGCACGCTATTGAAGACACCAAATTAAAATCAGTTAAAACGAAAAAG GTAAAACAAGCTCTTCGAACAATAAAGCTATGTGGACTGGTGTCCTGCTGGGTGCTGCTAACAGTGTCACTGTTGATGAACATGGAGCGATCTGATGTGGTGCTGCATACTGCTGTTAAGGGCGGTGAGCTGAAAG AATATGAATTGCCGTCCAGCAGTGAGCGCGTCAAACTGCTGATTACGCTGACTGGTCCATTTGAGAAGGCAGCTACTAATGATAGTTCTAATACGTTGCTGTTGTGGCTACATAGGCAGGTAGCTGATGATGAAGGGGATTTTCAGCAG AACTCAACAAAATGGATGATCCATCTCCAACCGGAACAACTCCTGGACTTCTCACCCAGCGCCTCGGAGACTAAGATGCTGATGCTGCAGGACAACTCGCCGATACACAGCAGGAGGCTCAACCTGACTGCAGAGCTGCAGGAAGAGATTACTAGGTGGAACCAGATTGGGATTAATG GTACGCGCGTAACTCTCCGCATGAGCACACAGAGTAACCTGACGGTGCCTCTGACCGTGAGCTACCAGCTGAACCCCATAGACCCTGAGGATGGCATCATCTATGCCACCATACTGCTCATTGCGTTATACATGCTTATTATTTTTGAG ATAGTAAACCGCACAATAGCAGCTCTCCTCTCATCTTCCCTCGCAGTGGCTGTACTGGCCCTCAGCGGCGAAAGACCCACACTACCCGAGCTGGTCTCCTGGCTGGATGTGGAGACATTACTTCTGCTCTTCAGCATGATGCTTCTAGTGGCTATATTGGCAGAAACAGGCCTGTTCGATTACCTCGCTGTCTTGGCTTTCGAA TTGACAGGCGGTAGAACGTGGCCACTGATCAACGTGCTGTGTTTCTTCACGGCTATATTCTCCACATTCCTGGATAATGTCACCACTGTGCTGCTTATGACGCCTGTTACAATCAG ATTATGCGAGGTGACCCAACTGAACCCGGTCCCAGTGCTGATGTCAATGGTGATCTTCAGCAATGTGGGTGGCGCCGCCACGCCGGTGGGCGACCCGCCCAACGTCATCATCGCCACGCACCCCTCTATTGTTAAAGCT aaTATAAACTTCACAACGTTCACATTGCACATGGGCGTTGGTATTCTGATAGTTGGAGTGCAAACATACTTCCAACTCAGATTTATGTTTAGAGATATCAATAAGCTAAGAAATAGTGTGCCCAGAGATATATTAG AGTTACGTCAAGAGCTGGCGGTGTGGAGACGCGCGGCCGCTTCGCTCTCATCGTACTCCAGAGACGAGGACATCGTGCGGAGAGCGCTGGAGAAGAAG GTGTCGCGACTGAGCTCAGCGCTGGCGCggcgcgaggcgggcgcggcACCCCGCAGCGACCCTGCTTTTACACAAACTCTTGCTGAGATGAAGCTCAAG TACCGCATCAGAGACAAGCCGCTACTAGTGAAGTCAGCTGTCTGCGTGTCATTCGTCATCATCGTGTTCTTTCTGCACGCCATACCTGAACTGC AGCGTCTCTCGCTGGGCTGGACAGCACTCCTGGGAGCTCTGCTGCTGCTGCTACTCGCAGAGAGAGATGACCTGGAGCCCATACTGGCGAGGGTCGAGTGGTCCACGCTGCTGTTCTTTGCAGGACTCTTTGTGCTTATGGAG GCGTTATCAAAGCTGGGCTTGATATCGTGGATCGGTAACATGACGGAGTCGCTCATACTGCAAGTGGGTGAGGAGTCACGTCTAGCTGTGGCCATCATGCTTATATTGTGG GTGTCGGGCATAGCATCCGCGTTCGTGGACAACATCCCGCTGTCGACGATGATGGTGCGCGTGACGGCGCGGCTGGCGGCGCCGCGCGGGCTGGCGCTGCCGCTCGCGCCGCTCGCCTGGGCGCTCAGCTTCGGCGCCTGTCTCGGAG GTAACGGCACTCTAATCGGCGCGAGCGCAAACGTGGTGTGCGCAGGAGTGGCTGAACAACACGGCTATAGATTCACTTTCGTACAATTCTTAAAGATCGGCTTCCCTATCATGATAGGAAACTTAATAGTAGCCTCGTTATATCTGTTATTTTGTCACTGTTTTCTTGAACTACATTGA